CAAACGCACCACGGTGAACGGCAACTCAAATTGCGTTGACCTCAACAGCATTCCCCTTGAACAGGTTAAAAGTGTTGAAATCCTGAAAGATGGCGGCTCTGAGCTTTATGGTGCTGACGCAGTCTCAGGCGTTATCAACATTAAAATGCGCCATGATGTCGGCTATGGCAGTATCAATATTTATGGTGGCATCAGCCAGTATGGCGACGCGCCGGTTGGGCGTCTCTCCGCTTTCAAGGGCTGGAATTTTGATCACGGTAAGGGGAATATCACCCTTTTCGGTCAATATCTGACCCAGACGGGCATCATGGCGCGCAATCGTGACTGGGCCAAAAATCCGCAGATGAACAACCCTGTCTCCGGCGCGCCGAGATTTGGGTCCTCCCTGACGCCGAACGGGCAATTTCTGACGGCGGATGGCAGCGCCTATACGACGACAAATGGCGGTCAGAGCTTCCAGCCTTACACGGCGAAGGATAATTATAATTTCAACCGTCTATCTTCTTTGACGAGCAGTTTTCAGAATGCGTCCCTCTCAGGCGATGCGCATTATGACTTCAACAAACATTTCACCCTTTATTCCAACGTTCTCTACAGCCATCGCACAAGTAATTCCTTCCTCGCGCCGGAGCCCATTCAGGGTTCAATCCCGCCAAGTACCTATGCGTCTAACGTCACGGTGCCTGCCAATTACCCCGGAAATACGTTTGGCCAGGATGTGACAGCCTTCAAGCGGATCGCCGAATGGGGACCGCGTCGTAACGAATATGCGACCGACACGGTAACGGCCCAGTGGGGCGCCAAAGGCGAAGTTTTCGATAAATGGATGTATGACGTCTCCGAAACCTGGGGGCAGAATGAGGAACGTGCCCGAATGATCAATGCGGGCAATTACGCAAGCCTGCTGAATGTTTGGGGCTTGCGGGCTGCCAATCCAGGCGATCCGAATACGTCATTGATTTACGACCCTTCTGTCTGCATGGCGTCGGCAGGGTGCTCGTTCTCCAATATTTTCGGGCCGCTCTCTCAAGGGTCAGCGCGCTACTCTAATCTTTCAATCGTCTCAGACACGCGTTACACCTTCCACGACCTCAATTTCCGCGTGCATAAGAATGACGTCGTCAAAATGCCCTGGAAGAATGGTGGCAGCCTCGGCATCGCCTTCGGAATGGAGCATCGTGATGAGTCCCTCTCCTATCGTCCCGACCAGTTTATCACCAGTGGTCAGGCCGCGACGAACGTCCAGGCGGCGACGCAAGGCGGATTCAATGTCAGTGAGGGTTATCTGGAAGGCAAATTGCAGCTTCTGAAAGATGCTGCCTACGCCAAGGATCTGACCATTGATGGTCAGGGACGATTTTCCTCCTACAATACCTTCGGCTCAACGAAGAACTGGAAGGTCGGGATCAACTGGTCGCCATCTCGCGATATTCGTTTCCGCGGCACGCTGGGCACGTCTTTCCGTCAGCCTTCAGTCTGGAATCTTTATGGCGGGCAGGTCGTGAGCTATGAGCAGGCTTTCGACCCCTGCACCCAGATTGGTTCCTATGGTGCTGCGTCCGGTAATGTCGCGGCCGCCTGCGCGCGCGCCGGTCTGCCGCCAAATTTCCAGCAAGTGGGGAATTCTCAGGTCCAGACGCTTCAGGGAGGCAATCCTCAGGTACAACCGGAGGTCGGTCGCACCTACACGTTCGGCACGGTCCTGACACCTCGTCAGATCCCCAATCTGATGGTCTCCGTCGAATATTGGCACTACACCGTCAAAAACATGATCTCTCAATTAGGGACTCAATATATTCTTGATCAGTGCTACGCGCAGAACTCTGCCGGTTACTGTGCTGATGTGCAGCGAAATGCTGGCACGGGTCAGATCCAGGCCGTGCAGGCACTCGTGGGTAATAATGGCGGCTTACGCACAGGCGGTATTGATTTCGATCTCGATTACGCCATCCGACTGACGCGCCATGATCGCCTGTTGCTCAGCAATAATTTCCAGGGCCTCGTGAGTTATGAGCGGCAATGGAATAATGGTGGTCCGTGGTTCAATTACACAGGACGCCTCCTTTATAACAATGATAGTGGACAGCCGCGCGTGCGTGATTACGCAACGCTGACATGGCGCCATAAGGATTTCAGCCTCACTTATATGATGCAATATGTGGGTGGCATGGTCTGGAACGATCAATCGAATGACCTCACCGCGCAAACGGGAGGACGCCATTCGACACCGGGGATTTTCTCACATGATCTGACGGCTTCATACCATCTGAATCAGTGGAATTTCACCGTGGGCGTCAATAATCTGTTCGACAAAAAACCGCCCTTCGTCGTCAGCGCCGGGACAAACACAAATGCCTACCAATATGGTTATCTGATGCTGGGCCGCAACGTGTTCGGCCAGATCGGCCTGGAGTTCTGACACATCGTTTGATGGCGATAAGATGGGCAAAAAAGGGGCTGCTTCGGCGGCCCCTTTTCATTTGATATGTGATCTTGCACAAAAAATGCGTTCCGGATATTGCGAATTTTGCGTTTCCTTCGCATCATGCCCCTTACAAATTGTAAATAAGGCATGTCATGGACGTTGTTATCGGTATCGATGTGGGGACGGGAAGTGCCCGCGCAGGCATATTTGACCTATCCGGCATCAAGCTGGCTTCCGCTGTTGTCGAAACACAGACATGGCGCCCGCTACCTGACTTTATTCAACAATCATCCGAAAATATCTGGCAGGCCGTTTGTCAGGCCGTCCGTGAGGCTATGGGTGAAA
This genomic stretch from Candidatus Kirkpatrickella diaphorinae harbors:
- a CDS encoding TonB-dependent receptor domain-containing protein; its protein translation is MAVSPGSHLYAALFLGTTVLIALPSPIVADTINAPQAHKKVTVRAGQKQQHKIAPATRAAPTGAAVRAAKAKRVLSAPQSFNASQAESITVTGSMLGAGKNVDPNPVQVVTAAQIEKTGATNLSDFFSRLPSVGSSGLGNNNPNGGAGVSCTDLRNLGLTRVLVLIDGKRTTVNGNSNCVDLNSIPLEQVKSVEILKDGGSELYGADAVSGVINIKMRHDVGYGSINIYGGISQYGDAPVGRLSAFKGWNFDHGKGNITLFGQYLTQTGIMARNRDWAKNPQMNNPVSGAPRFGSSLTPNGQFLTADGSAYTTTNGGQSFQPYTAKDNYNFNRLSSLTSSFQNASLSGDAHYDFNKHFTLYSNVLYSHRTSNSFLAPEPIQGSIPPSTYASNVTVPANYPGNTFGQDVTAFKRIAEWGPRRNEYATDTVTAQWGAKGEVFDKWMYDVSETWGQNEERARMINAGNYASLLNVWGLRAANPGDPNTSLIYDPSVCMASAGCSFSNIFGPLSQGSARYSNLSIVSDTRYTFHDLNFRVHKNDVVKMPWKNGGSLGIAFGMEHRDESLSYRPDQFITSGQAATNVQAATQGGFNVSEGYLEGKLQLLKDAAYAKDLTIDGQGRFSSYNTFGSTKNWKVGINWSPSRDIRFRGTLGTSFRQPSVWNLYGGQVVSYEQAFDPCTQIGSYGAASGNVAAACARAGLPPNFQQVGNSQVQTLQGGNPQVQPEVGRTYTFGTVLTPRQIPNLMVSVEYWHYTVKNMISQLGTQYILDQCYAQNSAGYCADVQRNAGTGQIQAVQALVGNNGGLRTGGIDFDLDYAIRLTRHDRLLLSNNFQGLVSYERQWNNGGPWFNYTGRLLYNNDSGQPRVRDYATLTWRHKDFSLTYMMQYVGGMVWNDQSNDLTAQTGGRHSTPGIFSHDLTASYHLNQWNFTVGVNNLFDKKPPFVVSAGTNTNAYQYGYLMLGRNVFGQIGLEF